One part of the Algibacter sp. L1A34 genome encodes these proteins:
- a CDS encoding response regulator produces the protein MNAPINICIIDDDDIYKFTVVKTLELLEFEKNIKVFADGEEALEFLVENLNKDNELPDVIFLDINMPIMDGYQFMEEYVKIKSKLGKKTVIYMVSSSVDPVDIEKAKRISDISDYIIKPIEPGKLKSIMEKLIVENK, from the coding sequence ATGAATGCCCCTATTAATATTTGCATAATTGATGACGATGATATTTATAAGTTTACGGTCGTTAAAACACTAGAACTCCTCGAGTTTGAAAAAAATATAAAGGTTTTTGCTGATGGCGAAGAAGCTTTAGAATTCTTGGTAGAAAATCTAAATAAAGACAATGAACTTCCAGATGTTATTTTTCTAGATATTAATATGCCAATTATGGATGGGTATCAATTTATGGAAGAGTACGTTAAAATTAAATCTAAGTTAGGTAAAAAAACAGTGATTTATATGGTGTCTTCCTCAGTAGATCCTGTGGATATAGAGAAAGCTAAAAGGATTAGTGATATATCAGACTATATCATAAAACCCATAGAGCCAGGTAAACTTAAAAGCATTATGGAAAAATTAATTGTAGAAAATAAATAA
- a CDS encoding HPF/RaiA family ribosome-associated protein: MTVNFEYVGVDASETLSAFTEEKLEKLFSRYEFLISATVHFKQDDNAHDTGKICNIELSLPGPRIFATSNERNFEVSVRETVSDLERQLKKRKEVYKTY, from the coding sequence ATGACAGTAAATTTTGAATACGTAGGTGTAGATGCGAGTGAAACATTATCGGCTTTCACTGAAGAAAAATTAGAAAAACTTTTTAGTAGATATGAGTTTTTAATAAGTGCAACCGTTCATTTTAAGCAAGATGATAATGCTCATGATACTGGTAAAATTTGTAATATAGAATTAAGCTTACCAGGACCACGAATTTTTGCAACATCGAACGAGCGTAATTTTGAAGTATCGGTTCGTGAAACCGTTAGCGATTTAGAACGCCAACTTAAAAAGCGCAAAGAAGTTTATAAAACATATTAA